The following proteins come from a genomic window of Methanosarcina sp. MTP4:
- a CDS encoding DNA polymerase sliding clamp — translation MFKAAINAELLKDSIASLAVIVDEVRFRINSEGITVKAVDPANVAMGIFELGSAAFDEYSADECEIGVDLNKITDLLGIADRSDTVRMELDEVNQKLLIDVGGLSYTLSLLDPSTIRAEPRVPQLELPAKVVLNGADLRRAVKASEKISDHMLMGISDDTFYMEAKGDTDKVRLEMGRDQLIDMKSGDACSLFSLDYLSDIVKPTNKINEVTLSLGRDFPILIDFEIANGAGKISYLLAPRIESD, via the coding sequence ATGTTCAAGGCAGCGATTAATGCAGAGCTTCTGAAAGATTCGATTGCCTCACTGGCTGTAATTGTCGATGAAGTACGCTTCAGGATTAACTCGGAAGGAATTACCGTAAAAGCGGTTGACCCCGCAAACGTTGCGATGGGGATTTTCGAGCTCGGGTCGGCAGCTTTTGATGAATACAGCGCAGATGAGTGCGAAATCGGAGTCGACCTGAACAAGATCACGGACCTGCTGGGAATTGCGGACAGGAGCGATACCGTGAGGATGGAGCTTGACGAAGTAAACCAGAAACTCCTTATCGACGTCGGTGGGCTTTCTTACACCCTTTCCCTCCTTGACCCCTCAACCATCCGGGCAGAACCGCGGGTACCCCAGCTCGAGCTGCCCGCAAAAGTCGTCCTTAACGGAGCTGACCTGAGGCGGGCTGTAAAGGCGTCCGAAAAGATCAGTGACCACATGCTCATGGGAATTTCCGACGATACCTTTTACATGGAAGCAAAAGGCGACACCGACAAGGTCCGCCTGGAGATGGGCAGGGACCAGCTGATCGACATGAAGTCTGGAGATGCATGTTCACTCTTCTCCCTGGACTACCTGTCCGATATTGTCAAACCCACAAACAAGATTAACGAGGTTACCCTCTCCCTTGGCAGAGACTTCCCAATCCTGATCGATTTTGAAATCGCAAACGGGGCAGGAAAGATCTCCTATCTTCTGGCTCCGAGAATTGAGTCGGACTAA
- a CDS encoding polymer-forming cytoskeletal protein, with the protein MKVLHRFLKKDFKQYPCSRDPGIQNQSPESENISEPEQVFKSLLIPDNTRIEANRIFVEGDVIVGNHSSIEYGISGNTVIIGEGVSVSGDVAARSDARIDMWSKFGSNVDVGRNAYLGEFVTIDGKLTVERDLDVGKEVKVKAGFETKGWIVVRNPVPVIMFLFLYIREMMGLGKGEEVEKAIEDLFEDYEDNEETPRLGEKLLIVPAGSKVSPKAIEVAEKALIGSGCVLIGNIKAQSLEAGKGLTLQGSIHSEDKITLGDNSTVHGSLVSKGQVRIGRNSRIYGGIKADAVFLHEKARVDGTIRAPSGVSFIREPAEKIAFKKIRNFESPAAEKASEGFKARSHEEGGVKAFEVVEIETLMKTKAKAKNGFVPGRGRMPARTGAMGRSRRFMGAQRFRLEKCRASGSGRLP; encoded by the coding sequence TTGAAAGTACTTCATAGATTTCTGAAAAAGGATTTCAAACAATATCCCTGCAGCAGAGATCCAGGTATCCAAAATCAGTCCCCGGAGAGTGAAAACATTTCAGAACCAGAACAGGTCTTTAAATCCCTGCTCATTCCCGACAACACCAGAATAGAAGCTAACCGGATCTTCGTGGAAGGAGACGTGATTGTCGGCAACCACTCCAGTATTGAATACGGGATTTCCGGAAATACGGTTATAATCGGGGAAGGGGTGAGCGTTTCTGGAGACGTTGCAGCCAGGTCCGATGCCAGGATTGACATGTGGTCCAAATTTGGGAGCAATGTCGATGTTGGGAGAAACGCCTACCTGGGGGAATTCGTGACAATTGACGGGAAACTGACCGTTGAAAGAGATCTGGACGTCGGAAAAGAAGTGAAGGTCAAAGCCGGATTCGAAACCAAAGGCTGGATAGTTGTCAGGAACCCCGTACCCGTTATCATGTTCCTTTTCCTGTACATCAGGGAAATGATGGGCCTCGGAAAGGGCGAAGAAGTTGAAAAAGCCATTGAAGACCTCTTCGAAGATTATGAGGACAATGAAGAGACCCCCCGGCTTGGCGAAAAGCTCCTGATTGTGCCCGCCGGCTCGAAAGTCTCCCCGAAAGCCATAGAAGTTGCAGAAAAAGCCTTGATAGGAAGCGGCTGTGTTCTCATAGGAAATATTAAGGCGCAGTCGTTAGAGGCAGGAAAAGGCCTGACCCTGCAGGGAAGCATCCATTCGGAGGACAAGATTACCCTCGGGGACAACAGCACTGTCCACGGCAGCCTTGTTTCAAAAGGACAGGTCCGTATAGGAAGAAACAGCCGGATCTACGGAGGAATAAAGGCCGATGCCGTGTTCCTGCATGAAAAGGCAAGGGTAGACGGCACTATCAGGGCACCTTCCGGAGTATCTTTTATCCGGGAACCTGCAGAAAAAATAGCTTTCAAAAAAATCCGGAACTTTGAAAGCCCAGCGGCTGAAAAAGCATCTGAAGGGTTTAAAGCAAGATCTCATGAAGAAGGGGGCGTAAAAGCCTTTGAAGTGGTAGAAATCGAAACCCTCATGAAAACAAAGGCAAAAGCTAAAAACGGTTTTGTGCCCGGCAGAGGAAGAATGCCTGCCAGGACTGGGGCAATGGGAAGAAGCCGACGTTTCATGGGTGCGCAGAGGTTCAGATTAGAAAAATGCAGGGCTTCAGGTTCCGGAAGACTGCCATAA
- a CDS encoding acetylornithine transaminase: MDQKDPQAKYDSVIGKDAKYVMQTYGRQPLVLSKGKGALVYDVHGKEYIDCVAGIAVNNVGHCHPKVVQAIREQAGELMHVSNLYYTEIQAELAEALVSVTGMGRVFFCNSGAEAVEAAMKLARMVSGKSAFIAAEGSFHGRTIGALSVTYKNAYRAPFEPPVSTATTFVPYSDAAAIRQAISDNTAAVILEPVQGEGGVNIPDPGYLKEVREICDETGTLLIFDEVQTGFGRTGTWFCKEQAGVEPDIMSMAKAIGGGFPMGAIAAREGISFERGQHAATFGGGPLACAAALASIGAIKEEKLLERSREMGAYFIEKLRNMNRDDVVEVRGKGLMIGVEMNYKCGDIVDFAREHGVLVNCTSDSVLRLVPPLVITKEQIDTVVGILEQA, from the coding sequence ATGGATCAGAAAGATCCGCAGGCAAAGTACGATTCCGTCATCGGGAAAGATGCAAAATACGTTATGCAGACCTATGGGCGCCAGCCCCTTGTGCTCTCGAAAGGAAAAGGTGCGCTTGTCTATGACGTGCACGGGAAAGAGTATATCGACTGCGTGGCAGGGATTGCGGTAAACAACGTGGGACACTGCCACCCGAAAGTGGTCCAAGCTATCAGAGAACAGGCAGGAGAACTGATGCACGTCTCCAACCTATACTACACCGAAATCCAGGCAGAACTTGCGGAAGCCCTGGTCTCGGTTACGGGCATGGGACGTGTTTTCTTCTGCAACTCGGGAGCTGAAGCCGTAGAAGCTGCAATGAAACTTGCCCGCATGGTTTCAGGGAAAAGCGCCTTTATTGCAGCTGAAGGCTCCTTCCACGGCAGGACCATAGGAGCACTTTCCGTAACTTACAAAAACGCTTACAGGGCACCTTTTGAACCCCCGGTAAGTACGGCGACCACCTTTGTCCCCTACTCCGATGCCGCTGCAATCAGGCAGGCAATCTCCGACAATACCGCCGCCGTTATCCTGGAACCCGTCCAGGGGGAAGGCGGGGTGAACATTCCTGACCCCGGCTACCTTAAAGAAGTAAGGGAAATCTGCGACGAAACCGGCACTCTCCTGATCTTTGACGAGGTGCAGACCGGCTTTGGGAGGACAGGGACCTGGTTCTGTAAAGAGCAGGCAGGGGTTGAACCCGACATTATGAGCATGGCAAAAGCAATCGGAGGAGGTTTCCCCATGGGAGCCATTGCCGCCCGTGAAGGAATCAGTTTTGAGCGCGGCCAGCATGCGGCCACCTTCGGAGGCGGGCCCCTGGCCTGTGCTGCTGCTCTCGCCTCAATTGGAGCCATCAAGGAAGAAAAGCTCCTAGAACGTTCCCGTGAAATGGGAGCTTATTTTATAGAAAAACTCAGGAACATGAACAGGGACGATGTAGTGGAAGTCCGCGGGAAAGGGCTCATGATCGGGGTTGAGATGAACTACAAATGTGGGGATATCGTGGACTTTGCCCGGGAACACGGTGTGCTTGTGAACTGCACCTCGGACTCGGTGCTCCGCCTTGTGCCCCCGCTTGTAATCACCAAAGAGCAGATAGATACGGTAGTTGGTATCCTTGAGCAGGCCTGA
- a CDS encoding NUDIX hydrolase produces the protein MSPPSSPSLTVDAVILYKNRLVLIKRKNPPYQGKFALPGGFVEVGESTEKAAVREAFEETGLSIELVKLIGVYSDPRRDPRRHTVSVCYLATGQGQLRSGSDAADVELFELDSIPELAFDHDKMINDAKSDINAVLSQM, from the coding sequence ATGAGTCCTCCCTCCAGTCCCAGTCTAACCGTAGACGCAGTGATCCTCTATAAAAACAGGCTTGTTCTTATAAAGAGAAAAAACCCCCCCTATCAAGGAAAATTTGCCCTTCCGGGCGGCTTTGTTGAAGTCGGAGAAAGCACGGAAAAGGCAGCTGTAAGAGAAGCTTTTGAAGAAACCGGACTTTCTATAGAACTCGTCAAGTTAATCGGGGTCTATTCCGACCCCCGTCGAGACCCGAGAAGGCATACGGTTTCGGTGTGTTACCTCGCGACAGGACAAGGACAATTAAGATCGGGCTCTGATGCCGCTGATGTGGAGCTTTTTGAACTTGATTCAATCCCTGAACTGGCTTTTGACCATGATAAAATGATAAACGATGCAAAAAGTGATATTAATGCGGTTTTGTCCCAAATGTAA
- a CDS encoding transcription factor S, whose protein sequence is MRFCPKCKSMMFPKNGNLECRKCGHSEPVEENAKAFVSKAKMEEHEVVVLEGEQMSGLPSTNAKCPECGNNSAYWWLRQLRSADESETRFFKCTKCGFTWREYD, encoded by the coding sequence ATGCGGTTTTGTCCCAAATGTAAAAGTATGATGTTTCCTAAGAATGGCAATTTAGAATGTAGAAAATGTGGTCATTCGGAACCCGTTGAAGAAAACGCAAAAGCGTTTGTCTCCAAAGCAAAGATGGAAGAACACGAAGTGGTAGTCCTGGAAGGGGAACAGATGTCGGGTCTGCCCTCAACAAACGCAAAATGTCCGGAATGCGGGAATAACAGCGCATACTGGTGGTTAAGACAGCTCCGATCTGCAGATGAGTCAGAAACCCGCTTTTTCAAGTGCACCAAATGTGGGTTCACCTGGAGAGAATACGACTAA
- the priL gene encoding DNA primase regulatory subunit PriL yields the protein MENEQLAYYPFVSEASAYVESLGVSLDSLLNSRAYRAARARGIGRVKEALEGEIGKSPLNGEAQVLSELLSYPFARMLVACIDDQLFTRRYALAEAKAAYTLLKTESNDFLLEFGEDFGISAEPRETHFSMHFTDYIRFSNSLKDPAWKLTNRQLRAGKVRVTREEFARLLQEAVRERIEQSFPIPEIPEEISAFCAPHAAEIKEQFEVQKKKFGATDFGVVEPGLFPPCITHALANVQGGVNLAHSMRFAMTSFLLNVGMSVDEILNLFNVSPDFDAEKTLYQIEHIAGATGNEYKPPACDTMRTYGNCVGKDGICAKISHPLGYYERKVFLKNRDREKEENKGEQKEKEGKRGEKEKKEEAGKKKKKQN from the coding sequence ATGGAAAATGAACAACTGGCATACTACCCATTTGTTTCAGAAGCATCTGCTTACGTGGAAAGCCTGGGGGTATCTCTGGATAGCCTCCTCAATTCCCGTGCCTACCGGGCTGCCAGAGCCCGGGGGATAGGACGGGTAAAAGAGGCGCTCGAAGGAGAGATTGGAAAATCTCCCCTCAATGGGGAAGCCCAGGTCCTTTCAGAACTCCTTTCTTATCCTTTTGCCAGGATGCTGGTCGCGTGTATTGATGACCAGCTCTTTACCCGGCGCTATGCCCTGGCAGAGGCAAAAGCTGCCTATACTCTCCTGAAAACGGAAAGTAACGATTTTTTGCTGGAATTCGGGGAGGACTTTGGAATCTCCGCCGAACCCCGGGAAACACATTTCAGCATGCATTTTACGGATTACATCAGGTTCTCGAATTCCTTAAAAGACCCCGCCTGGAAACTGACCAACCGCCAGCTCCGTGCAGGAAAAGTCCGGGTTACCAGGGAAGAATTCGCAAGGCTGCTCCAGGAAGCCGTCAGGGAACGCATCGAGCAGTCCTTTCCAATCCCCGAAATCCCCGAAGAGATTTCAGCCTTTTGCGCCCCGCACGCTGCCGAGATCAAAGAACAGTTCGAGGTCCAGAAGAAAAAGTTCGGAGCAACGGATTTCGGAGTTGTGGAACCCGGACTCTTCCCCCCCTGTATCACCCATGCTCTGGCAAACGTGCAGGGCGGGGTAAACCTGGCACATTCCATGCGCTTTGCCATGACCTCTTTTCTCCTGAACGTCGGGATGTCCGTGGACGAAATCCTGAACCTCTTCAACGTCTCCCCTGACTTTGACGCGGAAAAAACCCTCTACCAGATCGAGCACATCGCCGGAGCTACGGGCAACGAGTACAAACCTCCTGCCTGCGACACCATGCGGACCTACGGGAACTGCGTAGGAAAGGACGGGATCTGCGCAAAGATCAGCCACCCCCTGGGATATTACGAGAGAAAAGTTTTCCTGAAGAACAGGGATAGGGAAAAGGAAGAGAATAAAGGAGAGCAGAAGGAGAAAGAGGGGAAAAGAGGAGAAAAGGAAAAGAAAGAAGAAGCAGGAAAAAAAAAGAAGAAGCAAAATTAA
- the hisC gene encoding histidinol-phosphate transaminase codes for MSRPELIKKEIFEIAEYVPGKSIEEIASAYGLDPATIIKLGSNENPLGPSPKAVEALVKAAPGANIYPSADARELREALSEYTGFPVSNLVASGPGMDGLLDGLCRLTLEKGDEVIVPTPTFAYYELPALACGGIPVFVSREADFSVDPEKVLAAETPRTKLIFLCSPNNPSGNLLPEADLRKILENARALVFVDEAYVEFADRKLSSLVSEYDNLIVGRTFSKAFGLAGLRLGYGIMQEWLQREYMRAATPFCVSLPALRAGIAALSDTEQLRKSIELARKGREDLKERMPFKVYPSQANFVLVDVIPLKSKAVSEALLKKGIIVRPCDSFRDAGDTLIRLTVGTPEQNDKVVRAFEAVKEEL; via the coding sequence TTGAGCAGGCCTGAACTCATAAAAAAAGAAATTTTTGAGATTGCAGAGTACGTGCCCGGCAAGTCCATCGAGGAAATAGCCTCGGCTTACGGGCTTGACCCTGCAACGATCATCAAACTCGGCTCGAACGAAAACCCGCTTGGCCCCTCTCCAAAAGCCGTGGAAGCCCTGGTAAAAGCCGCTCCCGGCGCAAACATCTACCCCTCAGCCGATGCCCGGGAGTTAAGGGAAGCCCTGTCTGAATACACAGGATTCCCGGTCTCGAACCTTGTCGCGTCAGGCCCCGGGATGGACGGGCTCCTGGACGGGCTTTGCAGGCTCACCCTCGAAAAGGGAGACGAAGTCATTGTCCCGACCCCCACCTTTGCCTATTACGAACTTCCGGCCCTGGCCTGCGGGGGAATCCCGGTCTTTGTCAGCAGGGAAGCCGACTTTTCCGTTGACCCGGAAAAAGTCCTGGCAGCCGAAACACCGCGGACAAAGCTTATCTTCCTCTGCTCCCCCAACAACCCCTCGGGAAACCTCCTGCCCGAAGCCGACCTCAGGAAGATCCTTGAAAATGCCCGGGCCCTTGTCTTCGTTGACGAAGCCTATGTGGAATTTGCCGACAGGAAGCTCTCAAGCCTGGTCAGCGAGTACGACAACCTGATCGTAGGCAGGACCTTTTCCAAAGCCTTCGGACTTGCAGGCCTGCGCCTTGGCTACGGGATCATGCAGGAATGGCTTCAAAGGGAATACATGCGGGCAGCAACGCCTTTCTGCGTGAGCCTTCCCGCTCTCAGGGCAGGAATCGCTGCCCTATCGGATACCGAACAACTCCGGAAGAGCATAGAACTTGCCAGGAAAGGAAGGGAAGACCTGAAAGAGAGGATGCCTTTCAAAGTTTACCCCTCCCAGGCCAACTTCGTCCTCGTGGACGTCATCCCGCTTAAATCAAAAGCCGTGTCCGAAGCTCTCCTGAAAAAAGGAATTATTGTGCGTCCCTGCGATTCCTTCCGGGACGCCGGGGATACCCTGATCCGCCTGACAGTGGGAACCCCGGAACAGAACGATAAGGTGGTCCGGGCTTTCGAGGCTGTAAAAGAAGAATTGTAA
- a CDS encoding cobyrinate a,c-diamide synthase gives MTKGILIAGTHSGVGKTTVSMGIMAALKHRQLKVQPYKVGPDYIDPSHHTAICGRPSRNLDTYMMGTDGVGETVARTSGDAEISVVEGVMGLFDGMDSTEIASSAHVAKILDIPVLLVINVHGMSRSAAALLKGYSEFDPEVRIAGVILNKVGSPRHGEMIKNALPGDIPIVGMIPRRKDIEVPSRHLGLYMAHEKDYNTAEMAEFIEENVDLDAVLELSEPCSVPEIEEIPDKEADVRIGVAMDAAFCFYYQDMFDAFRACGADIEFFSPMKGELPDVDGIYFGGGYPELYAGELEVSKTTRGLKDLSADGLPIYGECGGLLYLCGTYEVEGRTYKLADVVPADTRMTNRLRGLGYTEARPLDKNFSSHNLKGHEFHYSLTDCDRDARFAYEMLRGKGIQGGFDGLIEHNTLAGYMHAHPSTFPVEKFVEKCREYKRK, from the coding sequence ATGACAAAAGGAATACTTATTGCAGGAACCCACAGCGGAGTTGGAAAAACCACTGTCTCCATGGGTATAATGGCGGCCCTCAAGCACAGGCAGCTTAAGGTCCAGCCTTACAAAGTTGGCCCGGATTACATCGATCCCTCTCACCATACCGCAATTTGCGGGCGTCCTTCCCGGAACCTGGATACCTATATGATGGGCACGGACGGGGTTGGGGAAACGGTTGCAAGAACCTCCGGAGATGCCGAAATCTCTGTCGTTGAAGGGGTAATGGGGCTCTTTGACGGAATGGACTCTACGGAAATTGCAAGCTCGGCGCATGTTGCAAAGATCCTTGACATTCCGGTACTTCTGGTCATCAACGTGCACGGGATGTCCCGAAGCGCTGCAGCTCTCCTCAAGGGCTACTCCGAGTTTGACCCGGAAGTCCGGATTGCAGGCGTCATCCTGAACAAGGTCGGAAGCCCCCGCCACGGGGAAATGATCAAAAACGCTCTTCCCGGGGATATACCCATTGTAGGAATGATCCCGCGGAGGAAAGATATCGAGGTTCCCTCCCGGCACCTCGGGCTGTACATGGCTCATGAAAAGGACTACAACACTGCCGAAATGGCGGAATTCATTGAGGAAAATGTGGACCTTGACGCAGTTCTCGAACTTTCTGAACCCTGTTCCGTTCCTGAAATAGAAGAAATTCCTGATAAGGAAGCGGACGTAAGGATAGGGGTTGCCATGGACGCAGCATTTTGCTTCTACTACCAGGACATGTTCGACGCCTTCCGGGCCTGCGGGGCTGATATCGAGTTCTTCAGTCCCATGAAAGGGGAACTTCCGGACGTGGATGGGATCTATTTCGGAGGCGGCTACCCTGAACTCTACGCCGGGGAACTGGAAGTTTCGAAGACCACCCGCGGCTTAAAGGACCTTTCAGCCGACGGCCTGCCCATCTACGGGGAATGCGGAGGGCTGCTATACCTCTGCGGGACCTATGAAGTGGAAGGCCGGACCTACAAACTTGCAGACGTCGTTCCCGCCGACACCCGCATGACAAATCGCTTAAGAGGCCTCGGGTACACCGAAGCCCGCCCCCTTGACAAAAATTTCAGTTCCCACAACCTCAAAGGGCACGAGTTCCACTACTCCCTCACCGACTGCGACAGGGACGCCAGGTTTGCCTACGAAATGCTCCGCGGAAAAGGCATCCAGGGCGGTTTTGACGGGCTGATTGAACACAACACCCTGGCAGGGTACATGCACGCTCATCCCTCTACCTTCCCGGTAGAAAAGTTCGTGGAAAAGTGCAGGGAATACAAACGGAAGTGA
- the artA gene encoding archaeosortase A, with protein MIENVLWLAVGLMIASSVIPRNLMVRKLVGGIGWGLFSVHWGYQPFHYIEIQDYANVGLTFIFALFCVFVAYIMLREYREGVLLVGKNRDLVRSKIPSPNGMEKGMEITSMLTSASALGALIYFPFANFSALNTWIIGEVASQVVWILHYFDIPVYMKDWNMITLNGYTVEIILACTAIESIALFMGLIGSVSAPFRRLVAAFIVSVPVIYVLNLIRDSFVVLAYGEQWFGINSFSIAHNYIAKAGSGIALFLISYAVLRILPELLDLIDGLWVVLSREMKNILDRFAGD; from the coding sequence ATGATCGAAAATGTACTCTGGCTTGCAGTCGGGTTAATGATTGCATCATCAGTAATTCCCAGGAACCTTATGGTCCGCAAACTGGTCGGCGGAATAGGCTGGGGATTATTTTCCGTTCACTGGGGTTACCAGCCCTTTCACTACATAGAGATTCAGGACTATGCAAATGTGGGCTTAACCTTTATCTTTGCCCTTTTCTGTGTGTTCGTTGCGTACATAATGCTCCGGGAATACAGGGAAGGCGTCCTCCTGGTAGGAAAGAACAGGGATCTGGTACGCTCGAAAATTCCTTCCCCCAATGGCATGGAAAAAGGCATGGAAATAACTTCCATGCTTACAAGTGCAAGTGCCCTCGGAGCTCTTATCTATTTCCCATTTGCGAATTTTTCAGCCCTTAACACCTGGATCATAGGAGAGGTAGCCTCCCAGGTTGTCTGGATACTCCATTATTTTGATATCCCTGTGTATATGAAGGACTGGAATATGATAACCCTGAACGGGTATACCGTGGAGATCATCCTTGCCTGTACGGCAATCGAGAGCATTGCTCTTTTCATGGGACTTATCGGTTCTGTCAGTGCTCCTTTCAGGCGCCTGGTTGCCGCTTTTATTGTTTCAGTACCGGTGATTTACGTGCTCAATCTTATCAGGGATAGTTTTGTGGTTCTGGCTTACGGGGAACAGTGGTTTGGCATTAACAGTTTCTCGATTGCCCACAACTATATTGCAAAGGCAGGTTCAGGAATAGCTCTCTTTTTAATTTCATACGCAGTACTCCGCATCCTGCCGGAACTGCTGGATCTGATCGATGGTTTGTGGGTTGTCCTTTCCAGAGAAATGAAAAATATCCTGGACAGGTTTGCGGGGGACTGA
- a CDS encoding phosphatidylserine decarboxylase: MFAKGSEPWICAAISVTALLAGFHRVTNYSVFLHATYLGTAMAIFMVWFFRDPERNVEVSDNYMISPADGTVIDIRGRKICIFMFLQNVHVNRTPISGRITEVVYKKGGYLPAFCKDSERNERNEFIIISKHGDVSVTQIAGTIARRIVTYAKKDDVVEQGQRIGMIRFGSRVDVTIPEAFDITVRKGERVSAGRTVIATLNEDSDVL, translated from the coding sequence ATGTTTGCAAAAGGCTCAGAACCCTGGATTTGTGCTGCTATCTCCGTCACCGCCCTTCTTGCGGGCTTTCATCGGGTTACGAATTATTCCGTGTTTCTCCACGCTACGTATCTGGGGACAGCAATGGCCATATTCATGGTCTGGTTCTTCAGGGACCCCGAGAGGAATGTAGAAGTTTCGGACAACTACATGATCTCTCCGGCTGATGGCACGGTCATTGACATAAGAGGACGCAAAATCTGTATATTCATGTTTCTTCAGAATGTTCATGTAAACAGGACTCCAATTTCCGGCAGGATTACGGAAGTAGTCTACAAAAAAGGAGGATATCTCCCGGCTTTTTGCAAGGACTCTGAAAGGAATGAAAGAAACGAGTTCATTATCATCAGCAAACACGGGGATGTTAGTGTTACACAGATCGCAGGTACAATTGCCCGCAGGATCGTTACTTATGCAAAAAAAGATGATGTTGTTGAACAGGGCCAGCGCATAGGTATGATCCGTTTCGGGTCGAGGGTAGACGTGACAATCCCCGAAGCCTTTGACATCACTGTCCGTAAAGGAGAGAGGGTGTCCGCAGGCAGGACCGTTATAGCAACACTAAATGAGGACAGTGATGTATTATGA
- a CDS encoding archaetidylserine synthase, protein MTLLQLLKLPDFVSLSNLFFGISAISAAHVGSFDFALILLLLAAIADGADGYFARKFGGGKLGEQLDSLADAVSFGVAPALLIYFYFGGEDLIVVIFAYFYALCGVLRLARFNVIPSEKTGFEGLPITAGCVMLASYMLLGESLVRIDFLLALTLALSLLMVSSVAYPKIKNFKLLAFIAFMFFAMVLLFFIDLRYMRFFSPVPFILMLVYMLSPFLKVPMLSNVNNKRKR, encoded by the coding sequence ATGACCCTTTTGCAGCTTTTAAAATTACCTGACTTTGTTTCCCTCTCGAACCTCTTCTTTGGAATCTCGGCTATTTCCGCTGCTCATGTAGGCTCCTTTGACTTTGCCCTGATCCTCCTGCTCCTTGCAGCAATTGCAGATGGGGCTGATGGGTACTTTGCCCGGAAATTCGGGGGAGGTAAGCTTGGGGAACAGCTGGACTCCCTGGCAGATGCTGTCTCTTTCGGTGTCGCTCCTGCTCTTCTCATTTACTTCTATTTCGGCGGAGAAGACCTGATAGTAGTCATTTTTGCATACTTCTACGCCCTCTGCGGGGTCCTGAGACTTGCCCGTTTTAACGTAATCCCCTCGGAAAAGACAGGTTTTGAAGGGCTCCCGATCACCGCAGGCTGTGTTATGCTCGCCTCGTATATGCTCCTGGGAGAAAGCCTTGTCAGGATTGATTTCCTGCTTGCCCTGACTCTTGCCCTGTCCCTCCTGATGGTAAGCTCCGTGGCCTATCCCAAGATCAAGAACTTTAAACTCCTGGCTTTCATAGCTTTCATGTTTTTCGCCATGGTGCTGCTCTTCTTCATAGACCTGCGTTACATGAGGTTCTTTTCCCCTGTTCCTTTCATTTTGATGCTGGTTTATATGCTCTCTCCCTTCCTGAAAGTACCCATGTTGAGCAATGTTAATAATAAAAGGAAAAGGTAA
- a CDS encoding dihydroneopterin aldolase family protein — protein MTGCTNDNITDRDNALFEAGIKLGALYHQFTGSPVNLKTAGSLEKAIQESISVQPYVEDISVKIDREMLKGKLNDEFGYTELQGPMLKVKITVKYGSKRVNVGMEFDPELNYPLMKIEGIEEF, from the coding sequence ATGACTGGTTGTACAAATGATAATATAACTGACAGGGACAACGCTCTCTTCGAGGCAGGCATAAAACTGGGCGCTCTCTACCACCAGTTTACCGGTTCCCCCGTGAACCTGAAAACGGCAGGAAGTCTGGAAAAAGCCATTCAGGAAAGTATCTCCGTCCAGCCTTACGTGGAAGACATTTCCGTAAAAATCGACCGGGAAATGTTAAAGGGTAAACTGAACGATGAATTCGGCTACACCGAACTCCAGGGACCCATGCTGAAGGTTAAAATAACCGTAAAATATGGCTCTAAGCGGGTCAATGTCGGAATGGAATTCGATCCCGAGCTGAATTATCCTCTTATGAAAATCGAAGGAATTGAAGAATTTTGA
- a CDS encoding PUA domain-containing protein — protein MQSEERLTRVRTIADYQFGKGSGKELFPEGATFQLSRTKRVRQVFHSGKRITTARAKDGFFTLSMKGAAVLHGHLPGKRLRVVVCEDAAPFVAKGKTAFAKHVVSLDPELRAGDEVLVTDENDRLLATGQLLLSPEEVLALEGGPAVDVRVGIESKKAE, from the coding sequence ATGCAAAGCGAAGAAAGACTTACAAGAGTCCGCACGATCGCGGATTACCAGTTTGGTAAAGGCTCCGGAAAAGAACTTTTCCCTGAAGGGGCAACATTCCAGTTATCCCGGACAAAGAGAGTGCGCCAGGTTTTCCACTCCGGAAAGCGCATCACAACAGCAAGGGCAAAGGACGGTTTTTTTACCCTGAGCATGAAAGGGGCAGCCGTTCTTCACGGACATTTACCGGGAAAAAGGCTCAGGGTAGTGGTCTGTGAAGACGCGGCCCCTTTTGTGGCAAAAGGTAAAACGGCTTTTGCAAAACATGTGGTATCCCTCGACCCCGAACTCAGGGCAGGGGACGAAGTCCTTGTCACGGACGAAAACGACAGGCTGCTTGCGACCGGACAGCTACTCCTCTCTCCCGAAGAGGTCCTTGCCCTTGAGGGTGGGCCTGCAGTGGATGTGCGGGTAGGCATAGAATCAAAGAAAGCGGAATGA